A region of Thermovibrio ammonificans HB-1 DNA encodes the following proteins:
- a CDS encoding PilZ domain-containing protein, with amino-acid sequence MGRRSDGVVYYKVRCPGGREITVPILFSFKGEESEEGVVATSFSPPGIVEILKKRQFFLIKENSRRRTVLVKGKVKWCKGNSCLFQLDEEVIEEKRFYERFVFCPEELGEFELHLKNGERIPVKVLDISMSGIKLLVERYGEKVSAGETLLLTQETRFLTVKVVRVEREKRGAVVGCKIVNTNFNLIGFIINRYIERVAQILESFSRST; translated from the coding sequence ATGGGTAGGCGCTCCGACGGAGTGGTTTACTACAAGGTAAGGTGCCCCGGCGGCAGGGAGATAACCGTTCCGATACTCTTCAGCTTTAAGGGAGAGGAGAGTGAGGAGGGGGTTGTGGCCACCAGCTTTTCCCCTCCAGGAATAGTGGAAATACTCAAAAAAAGGCAGTTCTTCCTCATAAAGGAGAACAGCCGTAGGCGGACCGTTTTAGTAAAGGGAAAGGTAAAGTGGTGCAAGGGAAACAGCTGCCTATTTCAGCTGGACGAAGAGGTCATAGAGGAGAAACGCTTCTACGAGCGCTTCGTTTTCTGCCCCGAGGAGCTGGGGGAGTTTGAGCTCCACCTGAAAAACGGCGAGAGGATACCGGTTAAAGTTCTGGACATTAGTATGTCGGGAATCAAGCTGCTGGTTGAGCGTTACGGGGAGAAGGTCTCCGCCGGCGAGACCCTCCTTCTGACCCAGGAGACCCGCTTCCTCACGGTAAAGGTTGTAAGGGTGGAGCGGGAGAAACGGGGAGCCGTTGTAGGGTGCAAGATAGTCAACACCAACTTTAACCTTATAGGGTTCATAATAAACCGCTACATAGAGCGGGTGGCCCAAATTTTGGAGAGCTTCAGTCGAAGTACCTGA
- a CDS encoding methyl-accepting chemotaxis protein — MRIKTKLMVSLFLEVFMIFVLTEFAYHKIERYRELDRLSHAVYQVEKELLQLEGAVLTGDAQDKLLSLEERMESLNQFQEPEATKAYSVAVSVLSQVGKAKDPQQALAAIKRGEQELEAIKRKILKKDDSILREAEVIVRIIPLFSLVIIGIGAISTYRAIVRPLNEMSKAMREIEKGDLTKSLNIDRDDELGELAREFNRFLSWIRETFKELEKLSARVSNEASMLVVELLNTSLKNDDIKKRFAELSISSEVLANSIADVNRLIDSSSKQVERVNEETERGTTIVSRSVNDVQTLADKVIGLRNRVEELQKSSTKIQEVVETIKSIADQTNLLALNAAIEAARAGEAGRGFAVVAEEVRKLASRTVASAEEIGKIVGTIIELIQSFSNELEGRAKEAFTVKQEMAKTEEVLKSIRETVESLAEVTNNVLFSLNQQLSALDTVRDNIATINEEIEGFQQIFRKLQDRIFRTRSAIKTVHESISSFRIGELSTIVKGLELFSDWLSKLPMALENPALVDYDSSPIKSWIEQEFKKIKAKGVTDLVNELEESIEAAFRKAKEIVEAVKRGELKNSMFEELEQEASRVIETFERIVEKLRESNG, encoded by the coding sequence ATGAGGATAAAGACCAAGTTGATGGTCTCTCTGTTCTTAGAAGTTTTCATGATTTTCGTGTTAACCGAGTTTGCCTACCACAAGATAGAGCGCTACAGGGAGCTGGACAGACTCAGCCACGCGGTTTACCAGGTAGAGAAGGAGCTGCTCCAGCTGGAGGGAGCGGTTCTAACCGGCGACGCCCAGGATAAACTGCTGTCGCTGGAAGAGCGTATGGAGAGCCTGAACCAGTTCCAGGAGCCCGAGGCAACAAAGGCCTACTCGGTGGCGGTTTCGGTTCTCTCTCAGGTGGGGAAGGCGAAGGACCCCCAGCAGGCTCTTGCCGCCATAAAGAGGGGAGAGCAGGAGCTCGAGGCGATAAAGCGGAAAATCCTAAAGAAGGATGATTCAATACTCAGAGAGGCCGAGGTCATAGTCCGAATTATCCCCCTCTTTAGCCTGGTAATCATCGGGATAGGGGCCATAAGCACTTACAGGGCAATAGTCAGACCCCTTAACGAAATGTCTAAAGCGATGCGGGAGATTGAGAAGGGAGACCTTACCAAGTCCCTCAACATAGACAGGGACGACGAGCTGGGAGAGCTTGCGAGGGAGTTTAACAGGTTCCTCAGCTGGATAAGGGAGACCTTTAAGGAGCTCGAGAAGCTCTCGGCCAGGGTCTCCAACGAGGCGAGTATGCTGGTTGTTGAGCTCTTGAACACGAGCCTCAAAAACGACGACATTAAGAAGAGGTTTGCCGAGCTCTCCATTTCGTCTGAAGTCCTTGCCAACTCTATAGCCGACGTTAACAGGCTCATAGACTCCTCCTCTAAGCAGGTAGAGAGGGTTAACGAGGAGACCGAGAGGGGAACTACCATAGTTTCCCGCTCCGTTAACGACGTTCAAACCCTTGCAGACAAAGTTATAGGCCTCAGGAACAGGGTTGAGGAGCTTCAGAAGAGCTCCACGAAAATCCAAGAGGTTGTTGAGACCATCAAGAGCATAGCCGACCAGACCAACCTGCTCGCCCTTAACGCCGCAATAGAGGCCGCAAGGGCCGGAGAGGCCGGCAGGGGCTTTGCGGTTGTTGCGGAAGAGGTGAGGAAGCTCGCCTCGAGAACAGTTGCCTCCGCCGAGGAGATTGGAAAGATAGTGGGAACGATTATCGAGCTCATCCAGTCGTTCTCCAACGAGCTTGAGGGAAGGGCCAAGGAGGCCTTCACCGTTAAGCAGGAGATGGCGAAAACCGAAGAGGTTCTAAAGAGCATTCGGGAGACGGTTGAGTCGCTGGCAGAGGTTACGAACAACGTCCTCTTCTCACTGAACCAGCAGCTCTCGGCCCTCGATACCGTTAGGGACAACATAGCCACAATCAACGAGGAGATAGAAGGGTTCCAGCAGATATTCAGGAAGCTCCAGGACAGGATATTCAGAACTCGTTCGGCCATAAAGACCGTCCACGAGAGCATCTCCAGCTTCCGCATCGGGGAGCTCTCAACCATTGTGAAGGGGCTGGAGCTCTTCTCCGACTGGCTCTCTAAACTCCCCATGGCCCTCGAGAACCCGGCACTCGTAGACTACGACTCCTCTCCCATTAAGAGCTGGATAGAGCAGGAGTTCAAGAAAATCAAGGCTAAAGGCGTAACCGACCTTGTAAATGAGCTGGAGGAGAGCATAGAGGCCGCCTTCAGGAAGGCCAAGGAGATAGTGGAGGCCGTGAAGAGGGGAGAGCTCAAGAACTCGATGTTTGAAGAGCTCGAGCAGGAGGCGTCAAGGGTCATAGAGACCTTCGAGAGAATCGTGGAGAAGCTGAGGGAGAGCAATGGGTAG
- a CDS encoding class I SAM-dependent RNA methyltransferase codes for MKQRGRGKEKLVYGGKGLGRLNGRAVFVPQVAPGDLIVAEETSRKSGYSEARVVKLLERGPGRVRPRCPYFGKCGGCDWQHISYRKQVEFKRAVVEENLQKIGKIKRPNIDEVIPSPSPWNYRNRVQVKVKGGKVGFFAKNSHSVVEVERCPLLKEDLEGIFPRLKELLPKLPTEPAEFHLYSSSKDEVLLKIVFPRQFKRVELELEELKELLGVNLVGFGIYRQGSSGYPERIKFFGRDFTYELVGKFKFRVSADSFFQVNRFQVGNLIDRVARGAMEHQYMLAGDLYCGVGTLTIPVARYVHRAFGVEANFSAVADALYNKDINGLRNVNFYCRETEEALKIIRENGPDLVVVDPPRSGLNEKIIRTIATLPRLRRVIYVSCNPATLARDVALFYKYGVHMERAKVLDMFPQTYHVETICFLRKVK; via the coding sequence GTGAAGCAGAGGGGAAGAGGAAAAGAAAAGCTGGTTTACGGCGGTAAAGGTCTTGGCCGCCTTAACGGCCGTGCCGTTTTCGTTCCCCAGGTGGCTCCCGGAGACCTCATCGTTGCCGAGGAGACCAGCAGAAAGAGCGGCTACTCGGAGGCAAGAGTTGTTAAGCTCCTTGAAAGGGGGCCGGGAAGGGTAAGGCCCAGGTGCCCCTATTTCGGGAAGTGCGGCGGGTGCGACTGGCAGCACATCTCTTACAGGAAGCAGGTGGAGTTTAAGAGGGCCGTAGTTGAGGAGAACCTGCAGAAAATAGGCAAAATCAAGAGGCCCAACATAGATGAGGTTATTCCCTCCCCTTCTCCCTGGAACTACAGGAACCGGGTTCAGGTTAAGGTTAAAGGGGGCAAAGTGGGGTTCTTTGCCAAGAACTCCCACTCGGTTGTAGAGGTTGAGAGGTGCCCGCTCCTGAAGGAGGACCTGGAGGGGATATTCCCGAGGCTCAAGGAGCTTCTCCCCAAACTCCCCACCGAGCCCGCCGAGTTCCACCTCTACTCCTCCTCTAAGGATGAGGTTCTGCTGAAAATCGTTTTCCCCAGGCAGTTTAAGCGGGTTGAGCTCGAGCTTGAGGAGCTTAAAGAGCTTCTCGGCGTTAACCTTGTGGGCTTTGGCATATACCGTCAGGGCTCTTCGGGCTACCCCGAGAGAATCAAGTTCTTCGGCCGCGACTTCACCTACGAGCTTGTAGGTAAGTTTAAGTTCAGGGTCAGTGCAGACTCCTTCTTCCAGGTGAACCGCTTTCAGGTGGGCAACCTGATAGACAGGGTGGCCCGGGGCGCAATGGAGCACCAGTACATGCTGGCCGGAGACCTCTACTGCGGTGTGGGAACCCTTACAATTCCCGTTGCCCGCTACGTTCACAGGGCCTTCGGGGTAGAGGCAAACTTCTCGGCGGTTGCAGACGCCCTCTACAACAAGGACATAAACGGCCTGCGCAACGTGAACTTCTACTGCCGCGAAACCGAAGAGGCCCTGAAGATAATCAGGGAGAACGGCCCCGACCTTGTGGTTGTTGACCCTCCCAGGAGCGGCCTCAACGAGAAGATTATCCGAACGATTGCCACCCTTCCCCGCCTAAGGCGGGTTATCTACGTCTCCTGCAACCCTGCAACCCTTGCAAGGGACGTTGCCCTCTTTTACAAGTACGGCGTTCACATGGAAAGAGCGAAGGTGCTGGATATGTTCCCCCAGACCTACCACGTAGAGACAATCTGCTTCCTCAGGAAGGTTAAGTGA
- a CDS encoding dihydroorotate dehydrogenase: MLKVKLFGVEFENPVWTASGTFGFGLEYAPYLDLNRVGAVCVKGLSVKPREGNEPPRIWETPCGMLNAIGLQNPGVEYFVEEIVPKLKEYRCRVIANIYGSTVEEYRAVAAALKGVDGVDAVELNVSCPNVKKGGLAFGVDPVEAARVTEAVKSVCDKPVIVKLSPNVTDPVEIAKAVESAGADAISAINTLLGMAIDIRKRKPRLKNRFGGLSGPAIKPVAVRIVYQVSKAVSVPVIGIGGITTWEDAVEFFLAGASAVQVGTANFFNPKAVEEIVAGIENYMREEGFKSVGEMVGALRE; this comes from the coding sequence ATGTTGAAGGTGAAGCTCTTCGGCGTTGAGTTTGAGAACCCCGTTTGGACCGCTTCGGGCACTTTCGGCTTCGGCCTTGAGTACGCCCCTTACCTCGACCTTAACAGGGTGGGGGCCGTGTGCGTGAAGGGGCTCTCTGTGAAGCCCCGCGAAGGTAACGAGCCTCCGAGGATTTGGGAGACCCCCTGCGGGATGCTCAACGCCATAGGCCTTCAGAACCCGGGAGTTGAGTACTTCGTTGAGGAGATAGTGCCGAAGCTAAAGGAGTACAGGTGCCGGGTTATAGCCAACATCTACGGCTCTACGGTTGAAGAGTACAGGGCGGTTGCCGCGGCCCTCAAGGGGGTCGACGGAGTTGACGCCGTTGAGCTTAACGTTTCCTGCCCCAACGTGAAGAAGGGGGGCCTTGCCTTCGGCGTAGACCCGGTAGAGGCGGCAAGGGTTACAGAGGCCGTAAAGTCGGTCTGTGATAAGCCTGTGATAGTGAAGCTCTCCCCCAACGTCACAGACCCGGTAGAGATTGCCAAGGCCGTAGAGTCTGCTGGGGCCGACGCAATTTCGGCAATAAATACGCTTCTGGGGATGGCTATAGACATCAGGAAGAGGAAGCCGAGGCTGAAGAACCGGTTCGGTGGCCTCTCGGGCCCGGCCATAAAGCCGGTGGCCGTCAGGATTGTTTACCAGGTCTCAAAGGCCGTTTCCGTTCCCGTTATAGGGATAGGGGGCATTACCACTTGGGAAGACGCAGTTGAGTTCTTCCTCGCCGGAGCTTCTGCAGTTCAGGTGGGAACGGCCAACTTCTTCAACCCCAAAGCCGTTGAAGAGATAGTAGCTGGAATAGAGAACTACATGAGGGAAGAGGGCTTTAAGAGCGTAGGGGAGATGGTTGGGGCTTTAAGGGAGTGA
- the recG gene encoding ATP-dependent DNA helicase RecG translates to MEKSLKEIKELLNLLTKNNFALFPRVKDPEKRLRKLFSELKPHLDRKRKAWVDKVLKLLDTYPQMTQEQQKRFLRELHSVITLKFTAEEIEKAREKELPPKERVVAAGKNLKRAPKLYPIEAFFQPVEKIKGITAKRVNRLKKLGIESVIDAIYYLPFRYEDRTTVTKMAQLKPDREQLVKGKVTAISQIKTKNGKELLKVTLYDKTGAVSLIFLNKKVFGYYKLLFEKAKKLGKEVLAYGKVKRSTSGFTIYHPEVEVLEPGRLEKLGRILPIYHCAEGLKQTTVRRDIHFVVEKVLPFMPEYLPEKIRKRQKLLEAAEAFWRVHFPSDEKPEELQTFRSPPQRRVIFDELFLFQLALALHRQKVKRERGIAFPVTEELIEEFKKALPFKLTGAQERVLKEIVEDMKKPEPMNRLVQGDVGSGKTVVAAAAAFFAAKSGYQTAVMAPTEILANQHYKKFKEFLKPYGITVGLLTGSMTKREKETVYRAIKEGVIKVVVGTHALIQEGVEFKNLGLVVIDEQHRFGVKQRVELKKKGKMPDVLVMTATPIPRTLAMTAYGDLDVSVIDELPAGRKPVKTEILFSDELPKLVKRLKEELQKGNRAYIVYPLVEESEKLELKAATEMHHFWSEKLKPYRVGLLHGKMKQEEKDKVMEAFKRGEFQVLVSTTVIEVGVDVPEATVMVIEHAERFGLAQLHQLRGRVGRGDRQSYCYLVTSREVGEEAIKRLKVLESTNDGFKIAEADLAFRGPGEIFGTRQSGLGDFKVADLRRDYDILKEARREAMELIKENPELNGLEELKKLMKFRFGEKFDLVEVG, encoded by the coding sequence ATGGAAAAGAGCCTCAAGGAGATAAAAGAGCTTCTCAACCTCCTGACCAAAAACAACTTCGCCCTCTTCCCTCGGGTAAAAGACCCGGAAAAGAGGCTGAGGAAGCTCTTCTCCGAGCTCAAACCACACCTTGACAGGAAGAGAAAAGCGTGGGTGGATAAGGTTCTGAAGCTCCTGGACACCTACCCCCAGATGACCCAGGAGCAGCAGAAGCGCTTCCTGAGGGAGCTCCACTCGGTAATCACCCTCAAGTTCACGGCCGAAGAGATAGAGAAGGCCCGGGAAAAGGAGCTTCCCCCCAAAGAGCGGGTAGTAGCCGCCGGCAAGAACTTAAAGAGGGCCCCAAAACTCTACCCGATAGAGGCCTTCTTCCAGCCGGTAGAGAAGATAAAAGGGATAACCGCCAAAAGGGTCAACAGGCTGAAAAAACTCGGCATAGAGAGCGTTATAGACGCTATCTACTACCTGCCGTTCCGCTACGAAGACAGAACCACCGTAACGAAAATGGCGCAGCTGAAGCCCGACAGGGAGCAGCTGGTAAAGGGAAAAGTAACCGCCATCTCCCAGATAAAAACGAAAAACGGCAAAGAGCTACTCAAAGTCACCCTCTACGACAAAACGGGGGCCGTTTCGCTCATATTCTTGAATAAAAAGGTGTTCGGCTACTACAAACTCCTCTTTGAGAAGGCCAAAAAGCTGGGCAAAGAGGTCCTTGCATACGGAAAAGTGAAAAGGAGCACCTCCGGCTTCACCATCTACCACCCGGAAGTTGAGGTGCTGGAGCCGGGAAGGCTGGAGAAGCTCGGAAGAATTCTCCCCATCTACCACTGCGCGGAGGGGCTTAAACAGACAACGGTCAGAAGGGACATCCACTTTGTAGTAGAGAAGGTTCTGCCCTTCATGCCCGAGTACCTGCCGGAGAAGATAAGAAAGAGGCAGAAGCTCCTTGAGGCCGCCGAGGCGTTCTGGAGAGTTCACTTCCCCTCCGACGAAAAACCCGAAGAGCTCCAAACTTTTCGCTCCCCTCCCCAGAGGAGGGTGATATTCGACGAGCTCTTCCTATTTCAGCTGGCCTTGGCCCTGCACAGGCAGAAAGTAAAAAGGGAGCGGGGGATAGCCTTCCCCGTAACCGAGGAGCTCATAGAGGAGTTCAAAAAGGCCCTACCTTTTAAGCTCACCGGAGCCCAGGAGAGGGTTTTAAAAGAGATTGTTGAAGACATGAAAAAGCCCGAGCCGATGAACCGGCTCGTTCAGGGAGACGTGGGAAGCGGTAAAACAGTAGTTGCCGCCGCCGCTGCCTTCTTTGCCGCAAAGAGCGGATACCAAACGGCGGTTATGGCGCCCACCGAGATACTGGCAAACCAGCACTACAAGAAGTTCAAAGAGTTCCTGAAACCCTACGGCATAACGGTGGGCCTGCTCACCGGGAGCATGACAAAGAGAGAGAAGGAGACCGTTTACAGGGCCATAAAGGAGGGGGTGATAAAGGTCGTTGTGGGAACCCACGCCCTCATACAGGAGGGGGTGGAGTTTAAGAACCTGGGCCTTGTGGTGATAGACGAACAGCACCGATTCGGCGTAAAACAGAGGGTAGAGCTCAAGAAAAAGGGGAAAATGCCCGACGTTCTGGTGATGACGGCAACGCCGATACCCAGAACCTTAGCGATGACCGCCTACGGAGACCTGGACGTTTCCGTGATAGACGAGCTTCCCGCCGGCAGGAAACCGGTTAAAACTGAGATACTCTTCAGCGACGAGCTCCCAAAACTCGTTAAGAGGCTCAAAGAAGAGCTCCAAAAGGGCAACAGGGCCTACATAGTTTACCCCCTGGTGGAGGAGTCGGAGAAGCTCGAGCTTAAGGCCGCAACCGAGATGCACCACTTCTGGAGCGAGAAGCTCAAACCCTACAGAGTGGGCCTCCTACACGGGAAGATGAAACAGGAGGAGAAGGACAAAGTCATGGAGGCCTTTAAGAGAGGGGAGTTCCAGGTTCTCGTTTCCACAACGGTTATAGAGGTGGGGGTAGACGTTCCCGAAGCTACGGTTATGGTGATAGAGCACGCAGAGCGCTTCGGCCTTGCCCAACTCCACCAGCTCAGGGGAAGGGTAGGCAGGGGAGACAGGCAGTCCTACTGCTACCTGGTCACCTCCAGGGAGGTCGGAGAAGAGGCGATAAAGAGGCTAAAGGTTTTAGAGTCCACAAACGACGGCTTCAAAATAGCCGAGGCAGACCTTGCATTCAGAGGACCGGGGGAGATTTTCGGCACCCGTCAGTCGGGGCTGGGAGACTTCAAAGTGGCCGACCTCCGCAGGGACTACGACATCCTGAAGGAGGCCCGCCGCGAGGCGATGGAGCTTATCAAGGAGAACCCGGAGCTCAACGGACTCGAAGAGCTCAAAAAACTGATGAAGTTCAGGTTCGGCGAGAAGTTCGACCTGGTAGAGGTAGGGTAG
- a CDS encoding tetratricopeptide repeat protein yields the protein MRRGLALLTLLFLASSCKSLTGGKQQVKVSPPERPSPVKEVKGSFKFKPTASYYYMLFLNYQAGGNWQKAIEALEKAAELEPRNTVYLVEAAKIAASHQKFKEAERLIREALKRNPNDPDALKLYAGLLVVEGKLAEAENVYRKLISIHPDRDSFVFLANLLINRGEPDKALEVLQRARKLYPNDYLVNYFLGQVYFLKKDYKRARLYLERSISANPGFESAFLLLSKVYMNLKDYPHAEKFLKEVLKKEPDNIYALRELALLYLAEGKTKEAVNALNRLVSLSPYDLRLLSWVAANLFQLKEYRQVIPVIEKIAKLNPGNPNVYFMLGLAYEMSGNLKKALEAYKKVLSFHIENPTVLERLAIVNYKLGNYERAKELYQKLWEITGNPAYLIRTALLEDKLGDTQGAYSLLKELGGNPKDNPDLLFYLAYLSEKLGRYDETENYLKELVKLKPTPDSLNYLAYFYAQRGKELNRALELVNRALKEEPNSAAFLDTKGWILYKMGRYREACSYLERALSLKPQDPVINEHYGECLFKLGRLEEAKKHLSKAVEGILKNPQIQADEPGILQRAVKLLKEAGGER from the coding sequence ATGAGAAGAGGTTTAGCCCTTTTAACCCTGCTCTTTTTGGCCTCCTCGTGTAAAAGTTTAACCGGAGGGAAGCAGCAGGTAAAGGTCTCCCCTCCCGAGAGGCCGTCTCCGGTAAAGGAGGTCAAGGGGAGTTTTAAGTTTAAGCCTACTGCCTCTTACTACTACATGCTCTTTTTAAACTACCAGGCCGGCGGCAACTGGCAGAAGGCTATTGAGGCCCTTGAGAAGGCCGCCGAGCTTGAGCCCCGTAACACGGTTTACCTTGTTGAGGCGGCGAAGATTGCCGCTTCCCACCAGAAGTTCAAAGAGGCCGAGAGGTTAATTCGGGAGGCCTTAAAGAGAAATCCCAACGACCCCGATGCCCTGAAGCTCTACGCCGGGTTGCTGGTTGTTGAGGGTAAACTTGCCGAGGCCGAGAACGTTTACAGGAAGCTCATCTCTATCCACCCTGACAGAGACTCCTTCGTTTTCCTTGCCAACCTTCTCATAAACAGGGGAGAGCCCGATAAGGCCCTGGAGGTTCTGCAGAGGGCGCGGAAGCTCTACCCCAACGACTACCTGGTCAACTACTTCCTCGGTCAGGTCTACTTCCTCAAAAAAGACTATAAACGGGCAAGGCTCTACCTTGAACGCTCCATCTCTGCTAACCCCGGCTTTGAGAGCGCCTTCCTGCTGCTGAGCAAGGTCTACATGAACCTTAAAGACTACCCTCACGCCGAGAAGTTCCTCAAAGAGGTTCTAAAGAAAGAGCCCGACAACATCTACGCCCTGAGGGAGCTGGCCCTTCTCTACCTTGCGGAGGGTAAAACGAAAGAGGCGGTAAACGCCCTGAACCGCCTGGTTTCCCTATCACCTTACGACCTGAGGCTTCTGTCGTGGGTTGCGGCCAACCTCTTCCAGCTAAAGGAGTATAGGCAGGTCATTCCCGTTATCGAGAAAATAGCCAAGCTTAACCCGGGTAACCCCAACGTATACTTTATGCTTGGCCTTGCCTACGAGATGAGCGGAAACCTTAAAAAAGCCCTCGAAGCCTACAAGAAGGTCCTCTCGTTCCACATAGAGAACCCCACCGTCCTTGAGCGGCTTGCCATAGTCAACTACAAGCTCGGTAACTACGAGAGGGCAAAGGAGCTCTACCAGAAGCTCTGGGAGATTACCGGAAACCCTGCCTACCTCATAAGAACGGCCCTCCTTGAGGACAAGCTCGGCGACACCCAAGGGGCCTACAGCCTCTTGAAGGAGCTCGGAGGTAACCCTAAGGACAACCCCGACCTCCTCTTTTACCTTGCCTACCTCTCTGAAAAGCTGGGCCGCTACGACGAAACGGAGAACTACCTGAAAGAGCTTGTGAAGCTCAAGCCCACCCCCGACTCCCTCAACTACCTTGCCTACTTTTACGCCCAGAGGGGAAAAGAGCTCAACAGGGCCCTTGAACTGGTAAACAGAGCCTTGAAAGAAGAGCCAAACAGTGCCGCCTTTCTCGATACGAAAGGGTGGATACTCTACAAAATGGGGCGCTACCGGGAGGCCTGCAGTTACCTTGAAAGGGCCCTCAGCTTAAAGCCCCAAGACCCGGTTATAAACGAGCACTACGGAGAGTGCCTGTTTAAGCTCGGCAGGCTGGAAGAGGCTAAAAAACACCTGTCTAAAGCCGTTGAAGGTATACTGAAAAACCCACAGATTCAGGCCGACGAGCCCGGAATACTCCAGCGGGCGGTTAAGCTACTTAAAGAGGCGGGAGGAGAGAGATGA
- a CDS encoding leucyl aminopeptidase, whose translation MEVKVSYSSQHKGKGDALITGVYEGLKELEQSEKERLKALNFSGKKGEVAVLPGDAFKAVIYVGLGKKKELNADSVRLAAAKGVKKAASLKAKKVVCEPLALEKLEGDAVKATVEGLLLGGYTFDRYKEEKKESLKVTVVGPSEHKESFRLGRVLAEAANYTRSIVNEPGNVVTPEVLAQKAKELAQEFGFECKVFDEKKLEKNQMVGILTVGRGSKNPPRFIHLAYKPKKAKKRIVLVGKGVTFDSGGLNIKPEQFMKTMKSDKAGACAVLGIMRAVGELKPEVEVHALIPTVENMPDGKAYRPDDIIVYRNGKSVEVHSTDAEGRLILADALIYGSELEPDYMIDMATLTGACVVALGHYTSGLFTEDDRLAKTLTELSRQTGEKLWRLPLDPDLKEEIKGTWADIQNVGKSRYGGAITAALFLENFVDADKVKSWAHLDIAGPAFLSSPWKYYEAGATGQPVRTVVEFILREV comes from the coding sequence ATGGAGGTAAAAGTTTCCTACTCCTCCCAGCATAAGGGAAAGGGCGATGCCCTGATAACCGGCGTTTACGAGGGCCTTAAAGAGCTGGAGCAGTCGGAGAAGGAGAGGCTCAAGGCCCTTAACTTCTCAGGTAAAAAGGGGGAAGTGGCAGTTCTGCCGGGAGATGCCTTTAAAGCCGTAATTTACGTAGGGCTCGGCAAGAAGAAGGAGCTGAACGCCGACTCCGTTAGGCTTGCGGCCGCCAAGGGTGTTAAAAAAGCTGCCTCTCTAAAGGCAAAAAAGGTTGTCTGCGAGCCTCTCGCCCTTGAAAAACTTGAAGGCGATGCCGTTAAGGCAACCGTCGAGGGGCTGCTGCTCGGCGGCTACACCTTCGATAGGTACAAAGAGGAGAAGAAAGAGTCCCTTAAAGTTACCGTTGTAGGCCCTTCGGAACACAAAGAGAGCTTCCGCCTGGGCAGAGTCCTTGCCGAGGCCGCAAACTACACCCGCTCCATAGTTAACGAGCCCGGAAACGTTGTGACCCCTGAAGTCCTTGCCCAGAAGGCCAAGGAGCTCGCCCAGGAGTTCGGTTTTGAGTGTAAGGTGTTCGACGAGAAAAAACTTGAGAAGAACCAGATGGTGGGGATACTCACCGTCGGCAGGGGGAGCAAGAACCCGCCCCGGTTCATCCACCTTGCCTACAAGCCCAAGAAGGCCAAGAAGAGAATAGTCCTTGTGGGTAAGGGAGTTACCTTCGATAGCGGCGGTCTCAACATAAAACCCGAGCAGTTTATGAAAACCATGAAGTCGGATAAGGCCGGCGCCTGTGCCGTTCTGGGCATTATGAGGGCGGTGGGTGAGCTCAAGCCCGAGGTTGAAGTTCACGCCCTCATACCCACCGTTGAGAACATGCCCGACGGCAAGGCCTACAGGCCCGACGACATAATCGTTTACAGGAACGGAAAGAGCGTAGAGGTCCACTCTACCGACGCCGAGGGAAGGCTCATCCTTGCCGACGCCCTCATCTACGGCTCCGAGCTCGAGCCCGACTACATGATAGATATGGCAACCCTTACCGGTGCCTGTGTTGTTGCCCTGGGCCACTACACCAGCGGCCTCTTTACAGAAGACGACCGCCTTGCAAAAACGCTTACCGAGCTCTCCCGCCAAACGGGGGAGAAGCTCTGGCGTCTGCCCCTCGACCCCGACCTGAAAGAGGAGATTAAGGGAACGTGGGCCGACATTCAAAACGTAGGTAAGAGCCGTTACGGAGGTGCCATAACCGCAGCGCTCTTCCTCGAGAACTTCGTAGATGCCGATAAAGTAAAAAGCTGGGCCCACCTTGATATCGCCGGTCCCGCCTTCCTCAGCTCTCCGTGGAAGTACTACGAAGCTGGGGCAACCGGACAGCCTGTAAGAACGGTTGTTGAGTTTATCCTCAGGGAGGTTTAA